Proteins from one Euwallacea similis isolate ESF13 chromosome 13, ESF131.1, whole genome shotgun sequence genomic window:
- the LOC136413225 gene encoding aminopeptidase N-like isoform X1, whose translation MVGRVDYSSVPSTVDLENNSHQKKYTVNQPPGKNVMISRSLCALMAIGALLLAVLVGLVVFFLVPRECGAESSNALASLVRKDDGKLSSNSNTEISERLPRSIKPLQYVIQIKPNFQASTTEGAVMIMLRPTEDTDTIIFHVNKIEIQKHSVSVRTVQNTNITETIPIKFQDYLEGERYRITLDDQLTKDKDYVLNIEFQGELNSQLQGFYKIHYTNSLGAIRNAASTQFSPTDARRAFPCFDDPSFKAKFKIRLARPANMTSLSNMPLGKSELFQTADGPWFWDDYPETPEMSTYLVAFIISDLTQLHSQDSLIKIWARREYLIQTDYAGKVAPNILRYFENYFRTEFPLPKIDIVAVPEFGFSAMENWGLITFRESSLLFDNYSSTVEDKRTVATVLSHEIAHQWFGNLVTPKWWSDLWLKEGFATYLQYLGVDHAEPSWRIMEEFLPSEIERAMSFDGQESSLSISFPVQNSAQIKQAFDDISYAKGACIIRMMNHFLGEETFKHGLIKYLQKFKFGNADRNDLFASLTEEAHLRRALPANDTVKQIMDTWTEQPGFPVINVAADYSKNVLTIVQKRFLLTNPSSNDKSRWWIPISYTSSISHEFSTMPKFWMRGESEINKEVGPIGEWYLLNINQTGYYIVNYDEHNWKQLIENLMNLPSIVWAQLISDSMDLARANQLDYDIPLRLIARMGIQDPDIMFVPTAVAFSKLKFLSDILYDTPVFGLFEEYHRAVFKMAYQVVDFNDNVDDYLTRRIRQTVLEWSCRSPESKCVHDSRTHLRNWMAKGKTVPPNIRSVVYCTAIREGSEIEWNFVYDKYLGTTSPTEKNILLDALGCTKLKWLLSRYLDKLIDRYSITIQDADRVFESVAKNKEGMQIAFDFIRKHWNEMLNHFGDGFNILGKMVQSLAVHMNTEFQLQELERFRDSIKANISTTTRAFDSAIERVKGNVEWIKKNYNQIEDWLTKHQDQFMYL comes from the exons GTGTCCCGTCCACGGTGGACTTAGAGAACAACTCCCACCAAAAGAAGTACACGGTAAACCAACCTCCAGGCAAAAACGTGATGATTTCCAGATCTCTATGCGCCCTAATGGCCATTGGGGCCTTATTACTAGCAGTCTTAGTGGGCTTAGTAGTATTCTTCCTAGTTCCTAGAGAATGTGGGGCCGAATCGAGCAATGCCCTAGCCTCCTTAGTCCGCAAAGACGACGGCAAATTATCCAGCAATTCCAATACTGAAATCAGTGAAAGGCTCCCCAGAAGTATAAAACCTTTACAATACGT AATAcaaattaaaccaaatttcCAAGCCTCCACAACCGAAGGTGCAGTTATGATTATGTTACGTCCAACTGAAGACACGGACACAATAATTTTCCACGTCAACAAGATAGAGATCCAGAAACATTCCGTCTCCGTTAGGACTGTACAAAATACTAACATCACAG AAACCATCCCCATTAAATTTCAAGACTACCTCGAAGGGGAGCGCTATAGGATCACCCTCGATGATCAGCTTACGAAAGACAAAGACTATGTGCTAAATATTGAGTTTCAAGGAGAACTAAACAGCCAACTCCAAGGGTTTTATAAGATACACTATACGAACTCCTTGGGCGCGATCAG GAATGCAGCAAGTACTCAATTTTCCCCTACAGATGCTCGAAGGGCTTTTCCCTGTTTCGATGATCCTTCATTTAAAGCCAAGTTCAAGATCAGGTTGGCAAGACCTGCGAATATGACCTCTCTCTCCAATATGCCTTTGGGCAAAAGCGAGTTGTTCCA GACTGCTGATGGGCCATGGTTCTGGGATGACTATCCAGAAACCCCGGAAATGTCCACATATTTAGTGGCCTTCATTATCAGTGACTTGACGCAGTTACATTCGCAAGATAGTTTAATTAAGATTTGGGCTCGAAGAGAATATTTGATCCAAACGGATTATGCCGGCAAAGTTGCTCCAAATATTCTGAGATATTTTGAGAACTATTTTAG GACGGAATTTCCACTACCAAAAATTGACATAGTGGCTGTGCCAGAGTTCGGATTTAGTGCCATGGAAAACTGGGGTTTGATCACATTTAG GGAAAGCAGTCTTCTCTTTGACAACTACAGCTCAACAGTAGAGGACAAAAGGACAGTGGCCACGGTACTTTCTCACGAAATTGCCCATCAATGGTTCGGGAACTTGGTAACGCCTAAATGGTGGAGTGATCTGTGGCTCAAAGAGGGTTTTGCCACTTATCTGCAATACCTCGGAGTAGACCAT GCGGAACCTTCTTGGAGGATTATGGAAGAATTTCTACCCAGCGAGATTGAACGGGCAATGTCTTTTGACGGTCAAGAATCATCACTCTCTATCAGTTTTCCTGTTCAGAACAGCGCTCAAATAAAACAGGCTTTTGATGATATTTCCTATGCAAAAG GTGCCTGCATAATACGCATGATGAACCATTTTCTGGGTGAAGAAACGTTCAAGCACGGTCTAATAAAGTACctgcaaaaattcaaattcggAAATGCCGATCGAAATGATTTGTTCGCCAGCCTCACAGAGGAGGCCCATTTAAGAAGAGCTCTTCCTGCCAACGATACCGTTAAACAAATCATGGATACCTGGACTGAACAACCTGGATTCCCAGTTATCAATGTTGCAGCTGATTATAGCAAAAACGTCCTTACGATTGTACAG aaaagatTTTTGCTGACAAATCCTAGTTCCAACGACAAATCCCGTTGGTGGATACCAATATCATACACCTCGAGCATATCTCATGAGTTTTCAACTATGCCCAAATTTTGGATGCGAGGAGAATCCGAGATTAATAAGGAAGTTGGACCCATTGGAGAGTGGTATTTGTTGAATATAAATCAAACTG GTTATTATATCGTGAATTATGATGAACACAACTGGAAACAGCTAATCGAAAATCTCATGAATCTCCCGTCCATTGTTTGGGCTCAGCTTATAAGCGACTCTATGGATCTGGCTAGAGCAAATCAACTGGATTACGATATACCTCTTAGATTAATTGCAAG GATGGGAATCCAGGATCCGGACATAATGTTCGTCCCTACGGCTGTGGCTTTTAGTAAACTAAAATTCTTAAGCGACATTCTTTACGACACCCcagtttttggtttatttgaa GAATACCATCGGGCAGTGTTCAAAATGGCCTATCAAGTGGTGGATTTCAATGATAATGTCGATGATTATCTTACCAGGAGGATAAGGCAAACTGTCCTGGAATGGTCTTGCAGGAGTCCTGAATCCAAATGCGTTCACGATTCCAGAACTCACCTCAGGAATTGGATGGCGAAGGGAAAAAC GGTACCTCCTAATATCCGGTCAGTGGTCTATTGCACTGCAATTAGGGAGGGTTCTGAAATCGAGTGGAATTTCGTCTATGATAAGTATCTGGGAACTACCTCTCCAACTGAAAAGAACATTCTTTTGGACGCCTTGGGATGTACCAAGCTGAAGTGGCTGTTGTCAAG ATATTTGGATAAACTAATTGATCGTTATAGTATTACGATCCAGGACGCCGACCGAGTCTTTGAATCGGTTGCTAAAAACAAGGAGGGCATGCAGATTGCATTCGATTTTATTAGGAAACATTGGAACGAAATGTTAAATCA TTTTGGAGATGGTTTCAATATCCTTGGGAAAATGGTGCAATCTCTAGCCGTGCATATGAATACAGAATTCCAGCTTCAAGAG ttGGAGAGATTCAGAGACAGCATAAAGGCCAACATAAGCACTACTACCCGAGCCTTTGATAGCGCCATTGAACGTGTTAAAGGTAACGTGGAGTGGATTAAGAAGAATTACAATCAGATCGAAGACTGGCTGACGAAACACCAAGATCAGTTTATGTATCTTTGA
- the LOC136413225 gene encoding aminopeptidase N-like isoform X2 translates to MVGYYNQGVPSTVDLENNSHQKKYTVNQPPGKNVMISRSLCALMAIGALLLAVLVGLVVFFLVPRECGAESSNALASLVRKDDGKLSSNSNTEISERLPRSIKPLQYVIQIKPNFQASTTEGAVMIMLRPTEDTDTIIFHVNKIEIQKHSVSVRTVQNTNITETIPIKFQDYLEGERYRITLDDQLTKDKDYVLNIEFQGELNSQLQGFYKIHYTNSLGAIRNAASTQFSPTDARRAFPCFDDPSFKAKFKIRLARPANMTSLSNMPLGKSELFQTADGPWFWDDYPETPEMSTYLVAFIISDLTQLHSQDSLIKIWARREYLIQTDYAGKVAPNILRYFENYFRTEFPLPKIDIVAVPEFGFSAMENWGLITFRESSLLFDNYSSTVEDKRTVATVLSHEIAHQWFGNLVTPKWWSDLWLKEGFATYLQYLGVDHAEPSWRIMEEFLPSEIERAMSFDGQESSLSISFPVQNSAQIKQAFDDISYAKGACIIRMMNHFLGEETFKHGLIKYLQKFKFGNADRNDLFASLTEEAHLRRALPANDTVKQIMDTWTEQPGFPVINVAADYSKNVLTIVQKRFLLTNPSSNDKSRWWIPISYTSSISHEFSTMPKFWMRGESEINKEVGPIGEWYLLNINQTGYYIVNYDEHNWKQLIENLMNLPSIVWAQLISDSMDLARANQLDYDIPLRLIARMGIQDPDIMFVPTAVAFSKLKFLSDILYDTPVFGLFEEYHRAVFKMAYQVVDFNDNVDDYLTRRIRQTVLEWSCRSPESKCVHDSRTHLRNWMAKGKTVPPNIRSVVYCTAIREGSEIEWNFVYDKYLGTTSPTEKNILLDALGCTKLKWLLSRYLDKLIDRYSITIQDADRVFESVAKNKEGMQIAFDFIRKHWNEMLNHFGDGFNILGKMVQSLAVHMNTEFQLQELERFRDSIKANISTTTRAFDSAIERVKGNVEWIKKNYNQIEDWLTKHQDQFMYL, encoded by the exons atgGTTGGATATTATAATCAAG GTGTCCCGTCCACGGTGGACTTAGAGAACAACTCCCACCAAAAGAAGTACACGGTAAACCAACCTCCAGGCAAAAACGTGATGATTTCCAGATCTCTATGCGCCCTAATGGCCATTGGGGCCTTATTACTAGCAGTCTTAGTGGGCTTAGTAGTATTCTTCCTAGTTCCTAGAGAATGTGGGGCCGAATCGAGCAATGCCCTAGCCTCCTTAGTCCGCAAAGACGACGGCAAATTATCCAGCAATTCCAATACTGAAATCAGTGAAAGGCTCCCCAGAAGTATAAAACCTTTACAATACGT AATAcaaattaaaccaaatttcCAAGCCTCCACAACCGAAGGTGCAGTTATGATTATGTTACGTCCAACTGAAGACACGGACACAATAATTTTCCACGTCAACAAGATAGAGATCCAGAAACATTCCGTCTCCGTTAGGACTGTACAAAATACTAACATCACAG AAACCATCCCCATTAAATTTCAAGACTACCTCGAAGGGGAGCGCTATAGGATCACCCTCGATGATCAGCTTACGAAAGACAAAGACTATGTGCTAAATATTGAGTTTCAAGGAGAACTAAACAGCCAACTCCAAGGGTTTTATAAGATACACTATACGAACTCCTTGGGCGCGATCAG GAATGCAGCAAGTACTCAATTTTCCCCTACAGATGCTCGAAGGGCTTTTCCCTGTTTCGATGATCCTTCATTTAAAGCCAAGTTCAAGATCAGGTTGGCAAGACCTGCGAATATGACCTCTCTCTCCAATATGCCTTTGGGCAAAAGCGAGTTGTTCCA GACTGCTGATGGGCCATGGTTCTGGGATGACTATCCAGAAACCCCGGAAATGTCCACATATTTAGTGGCCTTCATTATCAGTGACTTGACGCAGTTACATTCGCAAGATAGTTTAATTAAGATTTGGGCTCGAAGAGAATATTTGATCCAAACGGATTATGCCGGCAAAGTTGCTCCAAATATTCTGAGATATTTTGAGAACTATTTTAG GACGGAATTTCCACTACCAAAAATTGACATAGTGGCTGTGCCAGAGTTCGGATTTAGTGCCATGGAAAACTGGGGTTTGATCACATTTAG GGAAAGCAGTCTTCTCTTTGACAACTACAGCTCAACAGTAGAGGACAAAAGGACAGTGGCCACGGTACTTTCTCACGAAATTGCCCATCAATGGTTCGGGAACTTGGTAACGCCTAAATGGTGGAGTGATCTGTGGCTCAAAGAGGGTTTTGCCACTTATCTGCAATACCTCGGAGTAGACCAT GCGGAACCTTCTTGGAGGATTATGGAAGAATTTCTACCCAGCGAGATTGAACGGGCAATGTCTTTTGACGGTCAAGAATCATCACTCTCTATCAGTTTTCCTGTTCAGAACAGCGCTCAAATAAAACAGGCTTTTGATGATATTTCCTATGCAAAAG GTGCCTGCATAATACGCATGATGAACCATTTTCTGGGTGAAGAAACGTTCAAGCACGGTCTAATAAAGTACctgcaaaaattcaaattcggAAATGCCGATCGAAATGATTTGTTCGCCAGCCTCACAGAGGAGGCCCATTTAAGAAGAGCTCTTCCTGCCAACGATACCGTTAAACAAATCATGGATACCTGGACTGAACAACCTGGATTCCCAGTTATCAATGTTGCAGCTGATTATAGCAAAAACGTCCTTACGATTGTACAG aaaagatTTTTGCTGACAAATCCTAGTTCCAACGACAAATCCCGTTGGTGGATACCAATATCATACACCTCGAGCATATCTCATGAGTTTTCAACTATGCCCAAATTTTGGATGCGAGGAGAATCCGAGATTAATAAGGAAGTTGGACCCATTGGAGAGTGGTATTTGTTGAATATAAATCAAACTG GTTATTATATCGTGAATTATGATGAACACAACTGGAAACAGCTAATCGAAAATCTCATGAATCTCCCGTCCATTGTTTGGGCTCAGCTTATAAGCGACTCTATGGATCTGGCTAGAGCAAATCAACTGGATTACGATATACCTCTTAGATTAATTGCAAG GATGGGAATCCAGGATCCGGACATAATGTTCGTCCCTACGGCTGTGGCTTTTAGTAAACTAAAATTCTTAAGCGACATTCTTTACGACACCCcagtttttggtttatttgaa GAATACCATCGGGCAGTGTTCAAAATGGCCTATCAAGTGGTGGATTTCAATGATAATGTCGATGATTATCTTACCAGGAGGATAAGGCAAACTGTCCTGGAATGGTCTTGCAGGAGTCCTGAATCCAAATGCGTTCACGATTCCAGAACTCACCTCAGGAATTGGATGGCGAAGGGAAAAAC GGTACCTCCTAATATCCGGTCAGTGGTCTATTGCACTGCAATTAGGGAGGGTTCTGAAATCGAGTGGAATTTCGTCTATGATAAGTATCTGGGAACTACCTCTCCAACTGAAAAGAACATTCTTTTGGACGCCTTGGGATGTACCAAGCTGAAGTGGCTGTTGTCAAG ATATTTGGATAAACTAATTGATCGTTATAGTATTACGATCCAGGACGCCGACCGAGTCTTTGAATCGGTTGCTAAAAACAAGGAGGGCATGCAGATTGCATTCGATTTTATTAGGAAACATTGGAACGAAATGTTAAATCA TTTTGGAGATGGTTTCAATATCCTTGGGAAAATGGTGCAATCTCTAGCCGTGCATATGAATACAGAATTCCAGCTTCAAGAG ttGGAGAGATTCAGAGACAGCATAAAGGCCAACATAAGCACTACTACCCGAGCCTTTGATAGCGCCATTGAACGTGTTAAAGGTAACGTGGAGTGGATTAAGAAGAATTACAATCAGATCGAAGACTGGCTGACGAAACACCAAGATCAGTTTATGTATCTTTGA